From a region of the Neobacillus niacini genome:
- a CDS encoding NAD-dependent epimerase/dehydratase family protein gives MQSWKNKNVFVTGSTGFVGSHLVQELLRLGANVTALVRKPQTHDTINFVLGSLDDFQVIKKALEDDEIDTVFHVAALAVVGEAHLNPMAAFETNIRGTWNILEACRQTSVKRVIVTSSEKVYGDNAIPPYVESMPLAGRHPYDVSKSCADLIAAMYFHTYQLPVCIVRCGNLFGGGDLNFTRLIPGTIQSLIKNQAPVIRSAGSSARDFFYIEDSIRAHLLVAEKMESSPIAGEAFHFSYERPHTVLEVVEEISKLMNSDLMPIIQNQSNLEPKHEYLSAAKARNLLDWKPMFDFESGLVKTIEWYQKYFEDHVDC, from the coding sequence ATGCAGAGCTGGAAAAATAAAAATGTATTTGTGACTGGCAGCACAGGGTTCGTAGGAAGTCATTTGGTGCAGGAACTACTGCGATTAGGCGCAAATGTAACTGCGCTTGTTAGAAAACCACAAACACATGACACAATAAATTTTGTTTTGGGGAGCTTGGATGATTTTCAGGTAATCAAAAAAGCCCTCGAAGACGATGAAATAGATACTGTTTTTCATGTGGCAGCACTAGCGGTGGTAGGGGAAGCGCACCTCAATCCTATGGCAGCATTTGAGACAAATATCCGCGGAACCTGGAACATATTAGAGGCTTGCCGGCAAACCTCGGTTAAAAGAGTAATTGTCACTTCTAGTGAAAAAGTATATGGTGATAACGCAATTCCGCCCTATGTTGAGTCCATGCCATTGGCCGGGAGACATCCTTATGACGTTTCAAAAAGCTGTGCGGACTTAATAGCAGCTATGTATTTTCATACCTATCAGCTTCCAGTTTGTATTGTTCGCTGTGGAAACTTGTTTGGTGGTGGAGATCTCAATTTTACCAGGTTGATTCCAGGAACCATTCAATCCCTTATTAAAAATCAAGCACCAGTGATCAGGAGTGCTGGCAGCTCGGCCAGGGACTTCTTTTATATTGAGGATAGTATTCGCGCTCATTTACTTGTTGCCGAAAAAATGGAAAGCAGTCCAATTGCAGGCGAAGCCTTCCATTTCAGCTATGAAAGACCGCATACTGTTTTAGAGGTTGTAGAGGAAATATCAAAGTTGATGAACAGTGATTTAATGCCGATTATTCAAAATCAAAGTAATCTTGAACCAAAACATGAATACTTGAGTGCGGCAAAAGCCAGGAATTTGTTGGACTGGAAACCGATGTTTGATTTTGAATCCGGTTTGGTTAAAACAATCGAATGGTACCAAAAATACTTTGAAGACCATGTGGACTGCTAA
- a CDS encoding (Fe-S)-binding protein: MTTLLEQEKIQQQFKERMNEDELLNCMRCGFCLPTCPTYIESGYKESHSPRGRIAMMKAVVDGIVEPDEDFERSLELCLGCRACEPVCPSGVNYGHLLEEARDIINQNKKHSLPVRAVRKTVFEGLFPHQNRMRNMVGLLGFYQRSGIQTLARKTGYLGLLPDNLATMEKVLPKVPTMKEMKNRPEHLPAIAEKVHKVAFFSGCLMDTMFMKTNDATMKLLQLAGCEIVIPKQQTCCGALHGHSGEKDAAKELAKKNISAFEDLGVDFIITNAGGCGAFLVDYDHLLKDDPVWKDRATKFKSRIKDISEILVAVSFHKKVKLELPAQVITYQDSCHLRNVMKTASAPRTLLGSIKGVQFKEMKEADRCCGSAGIYNIVESEMSMVMLDYKMVQAKATHATTIVTANPGCLLQMQLGIEREGLSNKMRAVHIVDLLAEAVK; the protein is encoded by the coding sequence ATGACAACCTTACTCGAACAAGAAAAAATTCAACAGCAATTCAAAGAGCGGATGAACGAGGATGAGCTCTTAAACTGTATGCGCTGCGGATTTTGTCTCCCAACCTGCCCAACCTATATCGAATCAGGTTATAAAGAATCCCATTCGCCACGTGGCAGAATTGCGATGATGAAAGCAGTCGTCGACGGAATCGTTGAACCGGATGAGGATTTTGAGCGTTCACTCGAGCTTTGCCTTGGCTGCCGTGCCTGTGAACCCGTCTGCCCTTCCGGCGTTAATTATGGCCATTTACTTGAAGAAGCAAGAGATATCATTAATCAAAATAAAAAACACTCTTTACCTGTCAGAGCTGTTAGAAAAACAGTATTTGAAGGGTTATTCCCTCATCAAAATCGTATGCGTAATATGGTCGGCCTTCTAGGTTTCTATCAGCGTTCCGGGATTCAAACCCTTGCGCGCAAAACAGGCTATTTAGGGTTGTTGCCTGACAATTTAGCTACTATGGAAAAAGTGCTTCCGAAGGTCCCCACCATGAAAGAAATGAAAAACCGACCTGAGCACCTGCCGGCGATTGCGGAGAAAGTTCATAAGGTAGCATTTTTCAGCGGCTGTTTGATGGATACGATGTTCATGAAAACAAATGACGCTACTATGAAATTATTGCAATTAGCTGGCTGTGAGATTGTCATTCCCAAGCAGCAAACCTGCTGTGGTGCCTTGCACGGGCATAGCGGTGAGAAAGATGCGGCAAAGGAGCTTGCTAAGAAAAACATCTCGGCATTCGAAGACTTGGGCGTAGATTTCATCATTACCAACGCCGGCGGATGCGGAGCTTTCCTTGTTGATTATGATCACCTGTTGAAGGATGACCCTGTTTGGAAAGACCGAGCCACTAAGTTCAAGTCGCGGATAAAGGATATTTCTGAAATACTCGTGGCTGTTTCTTTTCATAAAAAAGTGAAACTAGAACTTCCTGCTCAAGTTATTACCTATCAGGATTCCTGCCATTTACGAAATGTAATGAAAACAGCTTCCGCACCACGAACACTGTTGGGTTCGATAAAAGGGGTACAGTTCAAAGAAATGAAAGAAGCCGATCGCTGCTGTGGGTCTGCTGGTATCTATAATATCGTCGAGTCCGAAATGTCGATGGTCATGCTCGACTATAAAATGGTCCAGGCAAAAGCCACACATGCCACCACCATCGTAACGGCTAACCCTGGGTGCTTGCTGCAAATGCAGCTAGGAATTGAGCGCGAGGGCTTGTCTAATAAAATGCGTGCTGTTCATATCGTGGATTTGCTTGCCGAAGCAGTGAAATAA
- a CDS encoding phosphotransferase enzyme family protein, whose amino-acid sequence MEDLKRLCREYGIGDLLEVEDLLGGGYINANLKIRTSKGKFVVRIFLNGVEKHRLLYGYFIVSKLSNEGVPALLPLLNNEGLSYTNYKEFVVQITPFVEASRFLWVPKQAFHSGKMLRRMHEALTCIEVSPKPTGAYLYYQLEPTTMMKELIKNGHTLPSHEVTVFNEFYSLLKSPSFDISNLPKTIIHGDWNPSNQLYNVNKEVCSFMDFDTLQRGERVFDVAYALHFFLIQRRNEMVTREFLKGYGALTQGEIDVLPFLIAKISLFFGILVKYGEFQFERNLDQMKWVISEQGRNKIQEFCIRES is encoded by the coding sequence GTGGAAGACCTTAAACGACTATGTAGGGAATATGGAATTGGTGATTTGTTAGAGGTGGAGGATCTTCTCGGAGGCGGTTATATTAACGCAAATCTTAAGATTCGTACTAGTAAGGGGAAATTCGTTGTGCGAATCTTTCTCAATGGCGTTGAAAAACACAGGCTTCTTTATGGGTATTTCATTGTTTCAAAGCTTTCTAATGAAGGTGTTCCAGCCCTTTTGCCACTCCTGAATAATGAAGGTTTATCTTACACGAATTATAAGGAGTTTGTTGTACAGATTACTCCTTTTGTAGAAGCTTCTCGTTTTCTATGGGTCCCTAAGCAAGCCTTTCATAGTGGGAAAATGCTACGGCGGATGCACGAAGCTCTTACCTGTATTGAGGTAAGTCCGAAACCAACGGGCGCTTACCTCTATTATCAGCTTGAACCCACCACCATGATGAAGGAATTAATTAAAAATGGTCATACCTTACCAAGTCATGAGGTAACTGTTTTTAATGAGTTTTATAGCTTGTTAAAGTCTCCTAGCTTCGACATAAGTAACCTGCCGAAGACGATCATTCATGGTGATTGGAATCCAAGTAATCAATTGTATAACGTGAATAAAGAGGTTTGCAGTTTCATGGATTTTGATACCCTTCAGCGGGGGGAACGGGTATTTGATGTCGCGTATGCTCTTCATTTTTTCCTGATCCAGCGCCGTAATGAAATGGTGACGCGGGAATTTTTGAAAGGGTATGGGGCTTTGACGCAGGGGGAAATTGATGTTCTTCCGTTTCTAATTGCCAAAATTAGCTTGTTCTTTGGGATATTGGTTAAATATGGAGAGTTTCAGTTTGAGAGAAATCTAGACCAAATGAAATGGGTAATCTCTGAGCAAGGCAGAAATAAGATTCAAGAATTCTGCATAAGAGAATCGTAA
- a CDS encoding DoxX family membrane protein encodes MFNKFLRENKISAAILTVIRLYLGYSWFTAGFHKLTGGFDAAGFLKGAIANPVKGPDGNMVYSWYVHFLDSFALPNIDVFNFIVPWGETLIGLGLLLGCLTTAAMFFGLVMNFSFFLAGTVSHNPTDIFLGFIILAAGFNAGKYGLDRWVVPFIRKTVGKAKVTA; translated from the coding sequence ATGTTTAACAAATTTTTAAGAGAAAATAAGATTTCAGCAGCTATTTTAACCGTTATTCGTTTATACCTTGGCTACTCTTGGTTCACAGCTGGTTTTCATAAATTAACAGGCGGATTTGACGCTGCCGGATTCCTAAAAGGAGCGATTGCGAATCCTGTAAAAGGTCCAGATGGCAATATGGTTTATAGCTGGTACGTTCACTTCTTAGATAGCTTTGCTTTACCAAACATTGATGTGTTTAACTTCATCGTTCCTTGGGGCGAAACATTGATTGGTTTAGGACTACTACTAGGTTGCTTAACAACAGCGGCGATGTTCTTTGGTTTAGTGATGAACTTCAGCTTTTTCTTAGCAGGAACTGTATCTCATAACCCAACCGACATTTTCTTAGGCTTCATCATCTTAGCAGCAGGCTTCAACGCTGGTAAATATGGTTTAGACCGCTGGGTGGTTCCATTCATCCGTAAAACTGTTGGTAAAGCAAAAGTAACAGCATAG